The Pieris brassicae chromosome 6, ilPieBrab1.1, whole genome shotgun sequence genome window below encodes:
- the LOC123710707 gene encoding plasma membrane calcium-transporting ATPase 2 isoform X6, with protein MATVEGRPAQYGVTLRQLRELMETRGAEGIAKINALGGPQELCKKLYTSPTDGLSGSKADQQHRREVFGSNLIPPKPPKTFLTLVWEALQDVTLIILEVAAVVSLGLSFYKPSEDESDIDSIGHIDEEEGHYQWIEGLAILISVIVVVIVTAFNDYTKERQFRGLQSRIEGEHKFAVIRSSEVNQVPISDIVVGDICQIKYGDLLPADGVLLQSNDLKIDESSLTGESDHVKKGESFDPMVLSGTHVMEGSGKMLVTAVGVNSQAGIIFTLLGAAVDKQEKEIKQMKKGDDDALPAAANHAHPDDNHVAPSGDKPAPEAAHKKEKSVLQAKLTKLAIQIGYAGSTIAVLTVIILIIQFCVQTFVIEEKVWKATYINNLVKHLIIGVTVLVVAVPEGLPLAVTLSLAYSVKKMMKDNNLVRHLDACETMGNATAICSDKTGTLTTNRMTVVQSYICEKLCKVTPHFRDIPADVGETMIEGISINSAFTSRIMPSQDPTGPPMQVGNKTECALLGFVLGLGQSYEAVRERHPEESFTRVYTFNSVRKSMSTVVPHKGGYRLYTKGASEIVLKKCAFIYGHEGRLEKFTRDMQDRLVRQVIEPMACDGLRTISVAYRDFVPGKAEINQVHIDQEPNWDDEDNIVNNLTCLCVVGIEDPVRPEVPEAIRKCQKAGITVRMVTGDNVNTARSIAVKCGILKPTDDFLILEGKEFNTRVRDANGEIQQHLLDKVWPKLRVLARSSPTDKYTLVKGMIESKAFDKREVVAVTGDGTNDGPALKKADVGFAMGIAGTDVAKEASDIILTDDNFSSIVKAVMWGRNVYDSIAKFLQFQLTVNVVAVIVAFIGACAIQDSPLKAVQMLWVNLIMDTLASLALATEMPTPDLLQRKPYGRTKPLISRTMMKNILGQAVYQLFIIFSLLFVGDRMLNIPSGRGQALGTEPTQHFTIIFNTFVMMTLFNEINARKIHGQRNVFEGLFTNPIFYSIWIGTAFSQVIIIQFGGMAFSTAGLTLEQWLWCLFFGAGTLVWGQLVTSIPTRKIPKKLSWGRGQPDPESIQPGPDYDSDLDKKPRAGQILWIRGLTRLQTQVIGGELQERLIPVPYSKTSTDQAIRVVNAFRQGLDGRGSLADAALAEALRKQTALSKRYSHSSSVDYEQHLAPPDLDVERLSSHSHTETAV; from the exons ATGGCGACGGTGGAGGGGCGGCCCGCCCAATATGGGGTGACGCTGCGGCAGCTGCGCGAGCTGATGGAGACGCGCGGCGCGGAAGGAATAGCTAAGATCAACGCGCTCGGCGGCCCACAGGAACTCTGCAAGAAACTTTACACCTCACCCACGGATG GTCTTAGCGGGTCGAAAGCCGACCAGCAGCACAGGCGGGAAGTGTTCGGTTCCAACTTGATTCCGCCCAAGCCGCCCAAGACCTTCCTAACGCTCGTGTGGGAGGCATTGCAGGACGTCACGCTCATCATCCTGGAAGTGGCTGCTGTGGTCTCGTTGGGCTTGAGTTTCTACAAACCGTCCGAAGACGAAAGTGATATTG ACAGTATTG GGCACATTGATGAAGAGGAGGGTCACTACCAGTGGATCGAGGGTCTCGCTATCTTAATATCAGTTATAGTTGTCGTCATAGTAACAGCGTTTAATGATTATACGAAAGAAAGACAGTTTAG AGGTCTCCAGTCTCGGATAGAAGGTGAGCACAAGTTCGCGGTGATACGAAGCAGCGAAGTAAATCAGGTACCGATAAGTGATATAGTGGTGGGAGACATCTGCCAGATCAAGTATGGAGACCTTTTACCCGCTGATGGCGTACTGCTGCAGAGTAACGACTTGAAG ATCGACGAGTCTTCGTTAACGGGTGAATCGGACCATGTGAAGAAGGGAGAATCGTTTGATCCCATGGTGCTATCCGGTACACACGTTATGGAAG GCTCAGGAAAAATGCTTGTAACCGCCGTGGGAGTGAACTCGCAAGCCGGTATTATTTTCACCCTTTTGGGTGCAGCCGTCGACAAGCAAGAGAAGGAGATCAAGCAGATGAAGAAAG GTGACGACGACGCGTTGCCGGCCGCCGCGAACCACGCCCACCCCGACGACAACCACGTGGCACCCTCCGGAGACAAACCGGCGCCGGAAGCCGCCCACAAGAAGGAGAAGTCCGTGCTGCAGGCCAAGCTCACCAAGTTGGCCATTCAG ATCGGGTACGCCGGGTCGACGATAGCCGTGCTTACTGTGATAATCCTCATCATCCAATTCTGCGTGCAAACATTCGTGATAGAGGAGAAGGTGTGGAAGGCCACGTACATCAACAACCTGGTCAAGCACCTCATCATCGGAGTGACCGTGCTGGTGGTGGCCGTTCCTGAAGGTCTACCGCTGGCCGTCACCCTGTCGCTCGCTTATTCAGTCAAG AAAATGATGAAAGACAACAACCTGGTCCGTCACTTGGACGCCTGCGAGACCATGGGCAACGCCACGGCCATCTGCTCGGACAAGACCGGAACGCTCACCACCAACAGGATGACGGTGGTCCAGTCGTACATCTGCGAGAAGCTGTGCAAGGTCACCCCTCACTTCAGGGACATCCCGGCCGACGTCGGAGAGACGATGATCGAGGGCATATCCATCAACAGCGCTTTCACCTCCAGGATCATG CCCTCTCAGGACCCGACGGGCCCTCCGATGCAAGTCGGAAACAAGACGGAGTGCGCCCTCCTAGGGTTCGTCTTGGGCTTGGGGCAGAGCTACGAGGCGGTTCGCGAACGACACCCGGAGGAGTCTTTCACGCGAGTGTACACGTTCAACTCGGTTCGGAAAAGCATGTCCACGGTCGTACCGCACAAGGGCGGATACCGTCTGTACACCAAGGGTGCCTCCGAAATCGTCCTCAAGAA GTGTGCGTTCATCTACGGCCACGAGGGTCGCCTGGAGAAATTCACGAGAGACATGCAGGACCGGCTCGTGCGACAGGTCATCGAACCCATGGCCTGCGACGGACTTCGGACCATTTCCGTGGCCTACAGGGACTTCGTGCCCGGAAAGGCTGAAATCAACCAG GTGCACATAGACCAGGAGCCGAACTGGGACGACGAAGACAACATCGTCAACAACCTCACTTGTCTCTGCGTCGTCGGCATCGAAGATCCCGTCAGGCCGGAG GTGCCCGAGGCCATCCGCAAATGTCAAAAGGCGGGCATAACGGTCCGCATGGTCACCGGCGACAACGTGAACACGGCTCGCTCGATCGCCGTCAAGTGCGGCATCCTGAAGCCCACCGACGACTTCCTCATACTCGAGGGCAAGGAGTTCAACACGCGGGTGCGAGACGCCAACGGGGAG ATCCAGCAGCACCTGCTGGACAAAGTGTGGCCGAAGCTGCGCGTGCTGGCCCGCTCGTCCCCCACGGACAAGTACACCTTGGTGAAGGGCATGATCGAATCCAAGGCCTTCGACAAACGGGAGGTGGTGGCCGTGACGGGCGACGGCACCAACGACGGGCCCGCGCTCAAGAAGGCCGACGTCGGATTCGCCATG GGCATTGCGGGAACGGACGTGGCCAAGGAGGCCTCGGACATCATCCTGACGGACGACAACTTCTCCTCGATCGTGAAAGCCGTGATGTGGGGTCGTAATGTATACGATTCGATCGCCAAGTTCTTGCAGTTCCAACTCACCGTCAACGTGGTGGCCGTCATCGTGGCCTTCATTGGCGCCTGCGCCATTCAGGACAGTCCGCTCAAG GCGGTCCAGATGCTGTGGGTGAATCTCATAATGGACACCTTGGCGTCTCTGGCGCTAGCCACGGAGATGCCCACCCCTGACCTGCTCCAGCGAAAGCCTTACGGCAGAACCAAGCCTCTCATCTCCCGCACTATGATGAAGAACATCCTCGGACAGGCGGTCTACCAGCTCTTTATCATCTTTTCCCTGCTCTTTGTCG GCGACAGGATGCTGAACATCCCGTCCGGGCGCGGCCAGGCCTTGGGCACGGAACCCACCCAGCACTTCACCATCATCTTCAACACCTTCGTGATGATGACGCTCTTCAACGAGATAAACGCCCGAAAGATCCACGGCCAGAGAAACGTATTCGAGGGTCTCTTCACCAACCCCATCTTCTACTCCATTTGGATCGGCACCGCCTTTTCACAG GTCATAATAATCCAGTTCGGCGGAATGGCCTTCAGCACGGCGGGACTCACCCTGGAGCAGTGGCTCTGGTGCCTGTTCTTCGGAGCCGGAACCCTCGTCTGGGGACAGCTCGTCACCAGCATCCCCACCAGGAAGATACCCAAGAAACTCTC TTGGGGCCGCGGCCAGCCGGACCCCGAGTCGATCCAACCGGGGCCGGACTACGACTCCGACCTCGACAAGAAGCCCCGAGCGGGGCAGATCCTCTGGATCCGGGGCCTCACGCGCCTTCAGACACAG GTCATAGGTGGCGAGTTACAAGAGCGCTTGATTCCTGTGCCCTACAGCAAGACTTCAACTGATCAAGCT ATCCGCGTGGTGAACGCGTTCCGGCAGGGGTTGGACGGGCGCGGCTCCCTTGCCGACGCGGCGCTGGCGGAAGCGCTACGCAAGCAGACGGCGCTGTCGAAGCGCTACTCGCATTCGTCCAGCGTGGACTACGAGCAGCATCTGGCGCCGCCGGATCTGGACGTGGAGCGGCTGTCGAGCCACAGCCACACCGAGACCGCCGTCTAA
- the LOC123710707 gene encoding plasma membrane calcium-transporting ATPase 2 isoform X2: MATVEGRPAQYGVTLRQLRELMETRGAEGIAKINALGGPQELCKKLYTSPTDGLSGSKADQQHRREVFGSNLIPPKPPKTFLTLVWEALQDVTLIILEVAAVVSLGLSFYKPSEDESDIGHIDEEEGHYQWIEGLAILISVIVVVIVTAFNDYTKERQFRGLQSRIEGEHKFAVIRSSEVNQVPISDIVVGDICQIKYGDLLPADGVLLQSNDLKIDESSLTGESDHVKKGESFDPMVLSGTHVMEGSGKMLVTAVGVNSQAGIIFTLLGAAVDKQEKEIKQMKKEAKKQRKETQRKSLTVGGLGDDDALPAAANHAHPDDNHVAPSGDKPAPEAAHKKEKSVLQAKLTKLAIQIGYAGSTIAVLTVIILIIQFCVQTFVIEEKVWKATYINNLVKHLIIGVTVLVVAVPEGLPLAVTLSLAYSVKKMMKDNNLVRHLDACETMGNATAICSDKTGTLTTNRMTVVQSYICEKLCKVTPHFRDIPADVGETMIEGISINSAFTSRIMPSQDPTGPPMQVGNKTECALLGFVLGLGQSYEAVRERHPEESFTRVYTFNSVRKSMSTVVPHKGGYRLYTKGASEIVLKKCAFIYGHEGRLEKFTRDMQDRLVRQVIEPMACDGLRTISVAYRDFVPGKAEINQVHIDQEPNWDDEDNIVNNLTCLCVVGIEDPVRPEVPEAIRKCQKAGITVRMVTGDNVNTARSIAVKCGILKPTDDFLILEGKEFNTRVRDANGEIQQHLLDKVWPKLRVLARSSPTDKYTLVKGMIESKAFDKREVVAVTGDGTNDGPALKKADVGFAMGIAGTDVAKEASDIILTDDNFSSIVKAVMWGRNVYDSIAKFLQFQLTVNVVAVIVAFIGACAIQDSPLKAVQMLWVNLIMDTLASLALATEMPTPDLLQRKPYGRTKPLISRTMMKNILGQAVYQLFIIFSLLFVGDRMLNIPSGRGQALGTEPTQHFTIIFNTFVMMTLFNEINARKIHGQRNVFEGLFTNPIFYSIWIGTAFSQVIIIQFGGMAFSTAGLTLEQWLWCLFFGAGTLVWGQLVTSIPTRKIPKKLSWGRGQPDPESIQPGPDYDSDLDKKPRAGQILWIRGLTRLQTQVIGGELQERLIPVPYSKTSTDQAIRVVNAFRQGLDGRGSLADAALAEALRKQTALSKRYSHSSSVDYEQHLAPPDLDVERLSSHSHTETAV; this comes from the exons ATGGCGACGGTGGAGGGGCGGCCCGCCCAATATGGGGTGACGCTGCGGCAGCTGCGCGAGCTGATGGAGACGCGCGGCGCGGAAGGAATAGCTAAGATCAACGCGCTCGGCGGCCCACAGGAACTCTGCAAGAAACTTTACACCTCACCCACGGATG GTCTTAGCGGGTCGAAAGCCGACCAGCAGCACAGGCGGGAAGTGTTCGGTTCCAACTTGATTCCGCCCAAGCCGCCCAAGACCTTCCTAACGCTCGTGTGGGAGGCATTGCAGGACGTCACGCTCATCATCCTGGAAGTGGCTGCTGTGGTCTCGTTGGGCTTGAGTTTCTACAAACCGTCCGAAGACGAAAGTGATATTG GGCACATTGATGAAGAGGAGGGTCACTACCAGTGGATCGAGGGTCTCGCTATCTTAATATCAGTTATAGTTGTCGTCATAGTAACAGCGTTTAATGATTATACGAAAGAAAGACAGTTTAG AGGTCTCCAGTCTCGGATAGAAGGTGAGCACAAGTTCGCGGTGATACGAAGCAGCGAAGTAAATCAGGTACCGATAAGTGATATAGTGGTGGGAGACATCTGCCAGATCAAGTATGGAGACCTTTTACCCGCTGATGGCGTACTGCTGCAGAGTAACGACTTGAAG ATCGACGAGTCTTCGTTAACGGGTGAATCGGACCATGTGAAGAAGGGAGAATCGTTTGATCCCATGGTGCTATCCGGTACACACGTTATGGAAG GCTCAGGAAAAATGCTTGTAACCGCCGTGGGAGTGAACTCGCAAGCCGGTATTATTTTCACCCTTTTGGGTGCAGCCGTCGACAAGCAAGAGAAGGAGATCAAGCAGATGAAGAAAG AAGCTAAAAAGCAGCGCAAGGAGACGCAGCGCAAGAGCCTCACGG TCGGCGGTTTAGGTGACGACGACGCGTTGCCGGCCGCCGCGAACCACGCCCACCCCGACGACAACCACGTGGCACCCTCCGGAGACAAACCGGCGCCGGAAGCCGCCCACAAGAAGGAGAAGTCCGTGCTGCAGGCCAAGCTCACCAAGTTGGCCATTCAG ATCGGGTACGCCGGGTCGACGATAGCCGTGCTTACTGTGATAATCCTCATCATCCAATTCTGCGTGCAAACATTCGTGATAGAGGAGAAGGTGTGGAAGGCCACGTACATCAACAACCTGGTCAAGCACCTCATCATCGGAGTGACCGTGCTGGTGGTGGCCGTTCCTGAAGGTCTACCGCTGGCCGTCACCCTGTCGCTCGCTTATTCAGTCAAG AAAATGATGAAAGACAACAACCTGGTCCGTCACTTGGACGCCTGCGAGACCATGGGCAACGCCACGGCCATCTGCTCGGACAAGACCGGAACGCTCACCACCAACAGGATGACGGTGGTCCAGTCGTACATCTGCGAGAAGCTGTGCAAGGTCACCCCTCACTTCAGGGACATCCCGGCCGACGTCGGAGAGACGATGATCGAGGGCATATCCATCAACAGCGCTTTCACCTCCAGGATCATG CCCTCTCAGGACCCGACGGGCCCTCCGATGCAAGTCGGAAACAAGACGGAGTGCGCCCTCCTAGGGTTCGTCTTGGGCTTGGGGCAGAGCTACGAGGCGGTTCGCGAACGACACCCGGAGGAGTCTTTCACGCGAGTGTACACGTTCAACTCGGTTCGGAAAAGCATGTCCACGGTCGTACCGCACAAGGGCGGATACCGTCTGTACACCAAGGGTGCCTCCGAAATCGTCCTCAAGAA GTGTGCGTTCATCTACGGCCACGAGGGTCGCCTGGAGAAATTCACGAGAGACATGCAGGACCGGCTCGTGCGACAGGTCATCGAACCCATGGCCTGCGACGGACTTCGGACCATTTCCGTGGCCTACAGGGACTTCGTGCCCGGAAAGGCTGAAATCAACCAG GTGCACATAGACCAGGAGCCGAACTGGGACGACGAAGACAACATCGTCAACAACCTCACTTGTCTCTGCGTCGTCGGCATCGAAGATCCCGTCAGGCCGGAG GTGCCCGAGGCCATCCGCAAATGTCAAAAGGCGGGCATAACGGTCCGCATGGTCACCGGCGACAACGTGAACACGGCTCGCTCGATCGCCGTCAAGTGCGGCATCCTGAAGCCCACCGACGACTTCCTCATACTCGAGGGCAAGGAGTTCAACACGCGGGTGCGAGACGCCAACGGGGAG ATCCAGCAGCACCTGCTGGACAAAGTGTGGCCGAAGCTGCGCGTGCTGGCCCGCTCGTCCCCCACGGACAAGTACACCTTGGTGAAGGGCATGATCGAATCCAAGGCCTTCGACAAACGGGAGGTGGTGGCCGTGACGGGCGACGGCACCAACGACGGGCCCGCGCTCAAGAAGGCCGACGTCGGATTCGCCATG GGCATTGCGGGAACGGACGTGGCCAAGGAGGCCTCGGACATCATCCTGACGGACGACAACTTCTCCTCGATCGTGAAAGCCGTGATGTGGGGTCGTAATGTATACGATTCGATCGCCAAGTTCTTGCAGTTCCAACTCACCGTCAACGTGGTGGCCGTCATCGTGGCCTTCATTGGCGCCTGCGCCATTCAGGACAGTCCGCTCAAG GCGGTCCAGATGCTGTGGGTGAATCTCATAATGGACACCTTGGCGTCTCTGGCGCTAGCCACGGAGATGCCCACCCCTGACCTGCTCCAGCGAAAGCCTTACGGCAGAACCAAGCCTCTCATCTCCCGCACTATGATGAAGAACATCCTCGGACAGGCGGTCTACCAGCTCTTTATCATCTTTTCCCTGCTCTTTGTCG GCGACAGGATGCTGAACATCCCGTCCGGGCGCGGCCAGGCCTTGGGCACGGAACCCACCCAGCACTTCACCATCATCTTCAACACCTTCGTGATGATGACGCTCTTCAACGAGATAAACGCCCGAAAGATCCACGGCCAGAGAAACGTATTCGAGGGTCTCTTCACCAACCCCATCTTCTACTCCATTTGGATCGGCACCGCCTTTTCACAG GTCATAATAATCCAGTTCGGCGGAATGGCCTTCAGCACGGCGGGACTCACCCTGGAGCAGTGGCTCTGGTGCCTGTTCTTCGGAGCCGGAACCCTCGTCTGGGGACAGCTCGTCACCAGCATCCCCACCAGGAAGATACCCAAGAAACTCTC TTGGGGCCGCGGCCAGCCGGACCCCGAGTCGATCCAACCGGGGCCGGACTACGACTCCGACCTCGACAAGAAGCCCCGAGCGGGGCAGATCCTCTGGATCCGGGGCCTCACGCGCCTTCAGACACAG GTCATAGGTGGCGAGTTACAAGAGCGCTTGATTCCTGTGCCCTACAGCAAGACTTCAACTGATCAAGCT ATCCGCGTGGTGAACGCGTTCCGGCAGGGGTTGGACGGGCGCGGCTCCCTTGCCGACGCGGCGCTGGCGGAAGCGCTACGCAAGCAGACGGCGCTGTCGAAGCGCTACTCGCATTCGTCCAGCGTGGACTACGAGCAGCATCTGGCGCCGCCGGATCTGGACGTGGAGCGGCTGTCGAGCCACAGCCACACCGAGACCGCCGTCTAA
- the LOC123710707 gene encoding plasma membrane calcium-transporting ATPase 3 isoform X10 — MATVEGRPAQYGVTLRQLRELMETRGAEGIAKINALGGPQELCKKLYTSPTDGLSGSKADQQHRREVFGSNLIPPKPPKTFLTLVWEALQDVTLIILEVAAVVSLGLSFYKPSEDESDIDSIGHIDEEEGHYQWIEGLAILISVIVVVIVTAFNDYTKERQFRGLQSRIEGEHKFAVIRSSEVNQVPISDIVVGDICQIKYGDLLPADGVLLQSNDLKIDESSLTGESDHVKKGESFDPMVLSGTHVMEGSGKMLVTAVGVNSQAGIIFTLLGAAVDKQEKEIKQMKKEAKKQRKETQRKSLTGDDDALPAAANHAHPDDNHVAPSGDKPAPEAAHKKEKSVLQAKLTKLAIQIGYAGSTIAVLTVIILIIQFCVQTFVIEEKVWKATYINNLVKHLIIGVTVLVVAVPEGLPLAVTLSLAYSVKKMMKDNNLVRHLDACETMGNATAICSDKTGTLTTNRMTVVQSYICEKLCKVTPHFRDIPADVGETMIEGISINSAFTSRIMPSQDPTGPPMQVGNKTECALLGFVLGLGQSYEAVRERHPEESFTRVYTFNSVRKSMSTVVPHKGGYRLYTKGASEIVLKKCAFIYGHEGRLEKFTRDMQDRLVRQVIEPMACDGLRTISVAYRDFVPGKAEINQVHIDQEPNWDDEDNIVNNLTCLCVVGIEDPVRPEVPEAIRKCQKAGITVRMVTGDNVNTARSIAVKCGILKPTDDFLILEGKEFNTRVRDANGEIQQHLLDKVWPKLRVLARSSPTDKYTLVKGMIESKAFDKREVVAVTGDGTNDGPALKKADVGFAMGIAGTDVAKEASDIILTDDNFSSIVKAVMWGRNVYDSIAKFLQFQLTVNVVAVIVAFIGACAIQDSPLKAVQMLWVNLIMDTLASLALATEMPTPDLLQRKPYGRTKPLISRTMMKNILGQAVYQLFIIFSLLFVGDRMLNIPSGRGQALGTEPTQHFTIIFNTFVMMTLFNEINARKIHGQRNVFEGLFTNPIFYSIWIGTAFSQVIIIQFGGMAFSTAGLTLEQWLWCLFFGAGTLVWGQLVTSIPTRKIPKKLSWGRGQPDPESIQPGPDYDSDLDKKPRAGQILWIRGLTRLQTQQKADILAGRRIFVNNYLAEHRRISVQSGGSSVPALSPVSHQSDE, encoded by the exons ATGGCGACGGTGGAGGGGCGGCCCGCCCAATATGGGGTGACGCTGCGGCAGCTGCGCGAGCTGATGGAGACGCGCGGCGCGGAAGGAATAGCTAAGATCAACGCGCTCGGCGGCCCACAGGAACTCTGCAAGAAACTTTACACCTCACCCACGGATG GTCTTAGCGGGTCGAAAGCCGACCAGCAGCACAGGCGGGAAGTGTTCGGTTCCAACTTGATTCCGCCCAAGCCGCCCAAGACCTTCCTAACGCTCGTGTGGGAGGCATTGCAGGACGTCACGCTCATCATCCTGGAAGTGGCTGCTGTGGTCTCGTTGGGCTTGAGTTTCTACAAACCGTCCGAAGACGAAAGTGATATTG ACAGTATTG GGCACATTGATGAAGAGGAGGGTCACTACCAGTGGATCGAGGGTCTCGCTATCTTAATATCAGTTATAGTTGTCGTCATAGTAACAGCGTTTAATGATTATACGAAAGAAAGACAGTTTAG AGGTCTCCAGTCTCGGATAGAAGGTGAGCACAAGTTCGCGGTGATACGAAGCAGCGAAGTAAATCAGGTACCGATAAGTGATATAGTGGTGGGAGACATCTGCCAGATCAAGTATGGAGACCTTTTACCCGCTGATGGCGTACTGCTGCAGAGTAACGACTTGAAG ATCGACGAGTCTTCGTTAACGGGTGAATCGGACCATGTGAAGAAGGGAGAATCGTTTGATCCCATGGTGCTATCCGGTACACACGTTATGGAAG GCTCAGGAAAAATGCTTGTAACCGCCGTGGGAGTGAACTCGCAAGCCGGTATTATTTTCACCCTTTTGGGTGCAGCCGTCGACAAGCAAGAGAAGGAGATCAAGCAGATGAAGAAAG AAGCTAAAAAGCAGCGCAAGGAGACGCAGCGCAAGAGCCTCACGG GTGACGACGACGCGTTGCCGGCCGCCGCGAACCACGCCCACCCCGACGACAACCACGTGGCACCCTCCGGAGACAAACCGGCGCCGGAAGCCGCCCACAAGAAGGAGAAGTCCGTGCTGCAGGCCAAGCTCACCAAGTTGGCCATTCAG ATCGGGTACGCCGGGTCGACGATAGCCGTGCTTACTGTGATAATCCTCATCATCCAATTCTGCGTGCAAACATTCGTGATAGAGGAGAAGGTGTGGAAGGCCACGTACATCAACAACCTGGTCAAGCACCTCATCATCGGAGTGACCGTGCTGGTGGTGGCCGTTCCTGAAGGTCTACCGCTGGCCGTCACCCTGTCGCTCGCTTATTCAGTCAAG AAAATGATGAAAGACAACAACCTGGTCCGTCACTTGGACGCCTGCGAGACCATGGGCAACGCCACGGCCATCTGCTCGGACAAGACCGGAACGCTCACCACCAACAGGATGACGGTGGTCCAGTCGTACATCTGCGAGAAGCTGTGCAAGGTCACCCCTCACTTCAGGGACATCCCGGCCGACGTCGGAGAGACGATGATCGAGGGCATATCCATCAACAGCGCTTTCACCTCCAGGATCATG CCCTCTCAGGACCCGACGGGCCCTCCGATGCAAGTCGGAAACAAGACGGAGTGCGCCCTCCTAGGGTTCGTCTTGGGCTTGGGGCAGAGCTACGAGGCGGTTCGCGAACGACACCCGGAGGAGTCTTTCACGCGAGTGTACACGTTCAACTCGGTTCGGAAAAGCATGTCCACGGTCGTACCGCACAAGGGCGGATACCGTCTGTACACCAAGGGTGCCTCCGAAATCGTCCTCAAGAA GTGTGCGTTCATCTACGGCCACGAGGGTCGCCTGGAGAAATTCACGAGAGACATGCAGGACCGGCTCGTGCGACAGGTCATCGAACCCATGGCCTGCGACGGACTTCGGACCATTTCCGTGGCCTACAGGGACTTCGTGCCCGGAAAGGCTGAAATCAACCAG GTGCACATAGACCAGGAGCCGAACTGGGACGACGAAGACAACATCGTCAACAACCTCACTTGTCTCTGCGTCGTCGGCATCGAAGATCCCGTCAGGCCGGAG GTGCCCGAGGCCATCCGCAAATGTCAAAAGGCGGGCATAACGGTCCGCATGGTCACCGGCGACAACGTGAACACGGCTCGCTCGATCGCCGTCAAGTGCGGCATCCTGAAGCCCACCGACGACTTCCTCATACTCGAGGGCAAGGAGTTCAACACGCGGGTGCGAGACGCCAACGGGGAG ATCCAGCAGCACCTGCTGGACAAAGTGTGGCCGAAGCTGCGCGTGCTGGCCCGCTCGTCCCCCACGGACAAGTACACCTTGGTGAAGGGCATGATCGAATCCAAGGCCTTCGACAAACGGGAGGTGGTGGCCGTGACGGGCGACGGCACCAACGACGGGCCCGCGCTCAAGAAGGCCGACGTCGGATTCGCCATG GGCATTGCGGGAACGGACGTGGCCAAGGAGGCCTCGGACATCATCCTGACGGACGACAACTTCTCCTCGATCGTGAAAGCCGTGATGTGGGGTCGTAATGTATACGATTCGATCGCCAAGTTCTTGCAGTTCCAACTCACCGTCAACGTGGTGGCCGTCATCGTGGCCTTCATTGGCGCCTGCGCCATTCAGGACAGTCCGCTCAAG GCGGTCCAGATGCTGTGGGTGAATCTCATAATGGACACCTTGGCGTCTCTGGCGCTAGCCACGGAGATGCCCACCCCTGACCTGCTCCAGCGAAAGCCTTACGGCAGAACCAAGCCTCTCATCTCCCGCACTATGATGAAGAACATCCTCGGACAGGCGGTCTACCAGCTCTTTATCATCTTTTCCCTGCTCTTTGTCG GCGACAGGATGCTGAACATCCCGTCCGGGCGCGGCCAGGCCTTGGGCACGGAACCCACCCAGCACTTCACCATCATCTTCAACACCTTCGTGATGATGACGCTCTTCAACGAGATAAACGCCCGAAAGATCCACGGCCAGAGAAACGTATTCGAGGGTCTCTTCACCAACCCCATCTTCTACTCCATTTGGATCGGCACCGCCTTTTCACAG GTCATAATAATCCAGTTCGGCGGAATGGCCTTCAGCACGGCGGGACTCACCCTGGAGCAGTGGCTCTGGTGCCTGTTCTTCGGAGCCGGAACCCTCGTCTGGGGACAGCTCGTCACCAGCATCCCCACCAGGAAGATACCCAAGAAACTCTC TTGGGGCCGCGGCCAGCCGGACCCCGAGTCGATCCAACCGGGGCCGGACTACGACTCCGACCTCGACAAGAAGCCCCGAGCGGGGCAGATCCTCTGGATCCGGGGCCTCACGCGCCTTCAGACACAG CAAAAGGCGGACATATTGGCTGGCCGCAGGATTTttgtcaataattatttggCGGAGCACAGGAGAATCAGCGTGCAATCTGGGGGCAGTTCCGTACCAGCGCTCAGCCCCGTTTCGCATCAGAGCGATGAATAA